A genomic segment from Bubalus kerabau isolate K-KA32 ecotype Philippines breed swamp buffalo chromosome 14, PCC_UOA_SB_1v2, whole genome shotgun sequence encodes:
- the SLC25A32 gene encoding solute carrier family 25 member 32, which produces MTGQGQSASGLSAWSSTIFRHVRYETLVAGVSGGVLSNLALHPLDLVKIRFAVSDGLELRPKYKGILHCLTTIWKLDGLRGLYQGVTPNVWGAGLSWGLYFFFYNAIKSYKTEGRAERLEATEYLISAAEAGAMTLCITNPLWVTKTRLMLQYDSVVNASQRQYKGMFDTLVKIYKYEGVRGLYKGFIPGLFGTSHGALQFMAYELLKLKYNQHINRLPEAQLSTVEYISVAALSKIFAVAATYPYQVIRARLQDQHMFYNGVLDVMTKTWRKEGISGFYKGIAPNLIRVTPACCITFVVYENVSHFLLGLRKDDIN; this is translated from the exons ATGACAGGCCAGGGCCAGTCGGCGTCCGGCTTGTCGGCGTGGAGCAGCACAATATTCCGCCACGTCCGCTACGAGACTCTGGTGGCGGGCGTGAGCGGCGGGGTCCTTTCCAACCTCGCGCTGCACCCGCTTGACCTCGTGAAGATCCGCTTCGCCG TGAGTGACGGATTGGAATTGAGACCAAAATATAAAGGAATTTTGCATTGCTTGACCACCATTTGGAAACTTGATGGACTACGGGGACTTTACCAAGGAGTAACCCCAAATGTGTGGGGTGCAGGTTTATCCTGGGGACTCTACTTTTTTTT TTACAATGCCATCAAGTCATATAAGACAGAAGGCAGAGCTGAACGGTTAGAGGCAACAGAATATCTCATCTCAGCTGCTGAAGCTG GAGCCATGACCCTCTGCATCACCAACCCATTATGGGTAACAAAAACTCGCCTCATGTTACAGTATGATAGTGTTGTTAATGCTTCACAGCGGCAGTATAAAGGAATGTTTGATACACTTGTGAAAATATATAAGTATGAAGGTGTGCGTGGATTgtataag gGGTTTATTCCAGGGTTGTTTGGAACATCACATGGTGCCCTTCAGTTTATGGCATATGAATTATTGAAGTTGAAATACAACCAACATATCAATAGATTACCAGAAGCACAATTG AGCACAGTAGAATATATATCGGTTGCAGCACTATCCAAAATATTTGCTGTGGCAGCAACATACCCTTACCAGGTTATAAGAGCTCGTCTGCAAGATCAGCATATGTTTTACAATGGTGTATTGGATGTAATGACAAAGACATGGAG GAAAGAAGGCATCAGTGGATTTTACAAAGGGATTGCCCCCAATTTGATTCGAGTGACTCCAGCCTGCTGTATTACCTTTGTGGTATATGAAAATGTCTCACATTTTTTACTTGGCCTTAGAAAAGACGACATAAACTAA